Proteins encoded within one genomic window of Kaistia algarum:
- a CDS encoding DUF1003 domain-containing protein, whose protein sequence is MSEGSIRQLAERLLVEGAASLSAHDRKLLEKIAQRIPVVRDINSEFDSQLTFGERLSDRVAEIGGSWSFIIGFGAIIVTWVILNSIVLVRWGGSFDAYPYIFLNLVLSMVAALQAPIIMMSQNRQSDRDRLAARLDYEVNLKAELEITALHEKLDQLRSGEVKSILGHIETLLERHLAEEELRETLGQQKGRTADEML, encoded by the coding sequence ATGAGCGAGGGGTCGATCCGGCAACTGGCGGAACGGCTCCTCGTCGAGGGTGCCGCCAGCCTATCGGCTCATGATCGAAAGCTGCTGGAGAAGATCGCCCAGCGCATTCCCGTCGTGCGCGACATCAACAGCGAATTCGATTCGCAACTCACCTTCGGGGAGCGACTGTCCGATCGGGTCGCCGAGATCGGCGGCTCCTGGAGCTTCATTATCGGCTTCGGCGCCATAATCGTGACTTGGGTGATACTGAATTCGATCGTTCTGGTCCGGTGGGGCGGAAGTTTCGACGCCTATCCGTACATCTTTCTCAACCTCGTCCTCTCCATGGTCGCCGCGCTTCAGGCCCCGATCATCATGATGTCGCAGAACCGGCAATCGGACAGGGACCGGTTGGCGGCGCGGCTGGATTATGAGGTCAATCTCAAGGCCGAGCTTGAGATTACAGCCCTGCACGAGAAGCTCGATCAGCTGCGCTCCGGCGAGGTGAAATCGATCCTCGGCCACATCGAGACGCTGCTGGAGCGGCATCTCGCGGAGGAGGAACTGCGCGAGACATTAGGCCAGCAGAAGGGACGAACCGCCGATGAAATGCTCTGA
- a CDS encoding Imm26 family immunity protein — MKCSDRPDGRSEARPIRTKNGDLFLVQDDGDLLALGLIARGNNRAIKLGYFFDPSNLCQFNNVDRMNLSASDAIYIAKFSYLHLKNGKWPIVGHLADFSRETWPMPVFQYRNILTNIMQYRMYDEEKLEYMIGEYDEFSIEDYAKSSIMASDGLDGAIYVENFLRGILNNLKNSLN, encoded by the coding sequence ATGAAATGCTCTGATAGGCCCGATGGCCGTTCCGAGGCTCGTCCTATCAGGACCAAGAATGGCGATTTGTTCCTAGTCCAGGACGATGGCGATCTTCTGGCGCTGGGCTTGATAGCGCGAGGCAATAACAGGGCAATAAAGCTTGGCTATTTCTTTGATCCGTCAAATTTATGTCAGTTTAATAATGTCGATAGAATGAATCTATCGGCTTCAGACGCCATATATATAGCGAAATTCAGCTACCTGCACTTGAAGAATGGCAAATGGCCTATTGTTGGGCATCTGGCGGACTTCTCCCGAGAAACTTGGCCAATGCCAGTTTTCCAGTATCGAAATATACTTACCAACATTATGCAATATAGAATGTATGATGAAGAAAAATTAGAATATATGATTGGAGAGTATGACGAATTTTCTATAGAAGACTATGCGAAATCGAGTATTATGGCAAGTGATGGCTTGGATGGCGCGATTTATGTTGAAAATTTCTTGAGAGGAATACTTAATAATTTGAAAAATTCCCTGAACTAG
- a CDS encoding alpha/beta fold hydrolase: MVRIRSATLAAILGCALALLAALPAAAQLRLGPEKDKLFAFPGILETKDGGDFIVVDYDKMRDIHQRDEIPERKVKWQYVSTGVNWAQAHYDYTGGNGRKLRYVGVGAVNKPAKMIVVFLHGQNGTRFLGADDWSFGGNFNRIKNMVVNAGGVYLSPDFTDFNDNGAADVKALMLAYAKKSPGAPVFLACGSFGGNVCWKLMDDPQVSSILSGMLLLGSLDDPVFFGNPAMKPGGRRIPLYFGHGSDDKVFDWKAQAAFYDTIRKQAPGYPTQFVLFNTGSHGTPIRMTDWRQVINWMLQVDGY; this comes from the coding sequence ATGGTGCGCATTCGATCAGCAACGCTGGCGGCGATTCTCGGCTGCGCATTGGCCTTGCTCGCCGCCCTGCCGGCCGCCGCCCAGCTTCGGCTTGGGCCTGAAAAGGACAAGCTCTTCGCCTTCCCCGGGATCCTGGAAACGAAGGACGGAGGCGACTTCATCGTCGTCGACTATGACAAGATGCGCGACATCCATCAGCGGGACGAGATCCCCGAGCGCAAGGTCAAATGGCAATATGTCTCGACCGGCGTGAACTGGGCGCAGGCGCATTACGATTACACGGGCGGCAATGGCCGCAAGCTGCGGTATGTCGGCGTCGGCGCCGTCAACAAGCCGGCCAAGATGATCGTCGTCTTCCTGCACGGCCAGAACGGCACCCGCTTCCTCGGCGCCGACGACTGGTCCTTCGGCGGAAACTTCAACCGCATCAAGAACATGGTGGTGAATGCCGGCGGCGTCTATCTCTCGCCCGACTTCACCGATTTTAACGACAACGGCGCCGCCGACGTCAAGGCGCTGATGCTCGCCTATGCGAAGAAGTCGCCGGGCGCGCCGGTCTTCCTGGCCTGCGGGTCCTTCGGCGGCAATGTCTGCTGGAAGCTGATGGATGACCCGCAGGTGAGCTCGATCCTATCCGGCATGCTGCTGCTGGGCTCGCTCGACGATCCGGTCTTTTTCGGCAATCCGGCGATGAAGCCGGGAGGCCGCCGCATCCCGCTCTATTTCGGCCATGGCAGCGACGACAAGGTGTTCGACTGGAAGGCGCAAGCGGCCTTCTACGACACGATCCGCAAGCAGGCGCCGGGATATCCGACCCAATTCGTCCTCTTCAACACCGGCTCGCACGGCACGCCGATCCGCATGACCGACTGGCGCCAGGTGATCAACTGGATGCTGCAGGTGGACGGATATTGA